From a single Nissabacter sp. SGAir0207 genomic region:
- a CDS encoding neutral zinc metallopeptidase — MRWQGRRESDNVEDRRGEGGGGGGGGFRVPIGGKGGILIVVVVLVAGYYGIDLTPLLGGGGQGLTQSQQSNISPQDDELAKFTSVILASTEDTWGTIFEQSGQQYRQPKLVMYRGATRTGCGTGQSVMGPFYCPADSTVYIDLSFYQEMRDKLGADGDFAQGYVVAHEVGHHVQNLLGIERRVRQMQQGASEVAVNRLSVKLELQADCFAGVWGHAMQQQNVLEAGDVQEALNAAQAIGDDRLQQQSQGRVVPDSFTHGTSEQRYSWFKRGFDSGNYKDCDTFAAQ, encoded by the coding sequence ATGCGTTGGCAAGGGAGACGAGAGAGCGACAATGTTGAAGACCGGCGCGGCGAGGGCGGCGGCGGTGGTGGGGGCGGGTTCCGCGTGCCGATTGGCGGCAAGGGCGGCATCCTGATCGTGGTGGTGGTGCTGGTGGCGGGCTACTACGGCATTGACCTCACCCCATTGCTGGGCGGCGGCGGACAGGGGCTGACCCAGAGCCAGCAGAGCAACATCAGCCCGCAGGATGATGAGCTGGCAAAATTCACCTCGGTGATTCTGGCCTCCACCGAAGACACCTGGGGCACCATTTTCGAGCAGTCCGGCCAGCAGTACCGCCAGCCCAAACTGGTGATGTATCGCGGTGCCACCCGCACCGGCTGCGGCACCGGCCAGTCAGTAATGGGGCCGTTCTACTGCCCGGCTGACAGCACTGTTTACATCGATCTCTCCTTCTATCAGGAGATGCGCGACAAGCTGGGCGCGGATGGCGACTTTGCGCAGGGCTACGTGGTGGCGCATGAGGTGGGCCACCACGTGCAGAACCTGCTCGGCATTGAGCGCCGCGTGCGCCAGATGCAGCAGGGCGCCTCTGAGGTGGCGGTCAACCGTTTGTCGGTGAAGCTGGAGTTGCAGGCTGACTGCTTCGCTGGCGTCTGGGGCCATGCGATGCAGCAGCAGAACGTGCTGGAAGCGGGCGACGTGCAGGAAGCACTGAACGCCGCGCAGGCGATTGGTGACGACCGGCTGCAACAGCAGAGTCAGGGGCGCGTGGTGCCGGACAGCTTTACCCACGGCACCTCGGAGCAGCGCTACAGCTGGTTCAAGCGCGGTTTTGACAGCGGGAACTACAAGGATTGTGATACCTTTGCCGCCCAGTAA
- a CDS encoding tRNA(Met) cytidine acetyltransferase TmcA, translating to MREWVEAQRAMQHAGIRRLLVISGERAWCVAQAQALMAALAQEVLWISADPALPGALPPEQARQLLGSERQHAVFDACDGLAADALAALAGSLAAGSWLLLLVPPWQRWPQQPDRDTLRWSEQPQPIATPHFVTHLGQLLLQERESLLWRQGEPLRLPDWHARPAWQPPQGEPTPCQHALLARLRTAGPGVWVVTAARGRGKSALAGMLAAQAPTRCLLTAPSRQAAATLSRWAGEALPFMAPDALLAACRQQAPDVDWLLVDEAAAIPAPLLHALIRHFPRVLLTTTVQGYEGTGRGFLLKFCAELPLWHDLRLTSPIRWAEHDPLERLLDRVLLMGEETAPAAAAPAPPPTLITVAQSDWLARPALLASFYGLLSAAHYRTTPLDLRRLLDAPGQHFIAACQGENVCGALWLVEEGGLAEPLAREVWAGRRRPRGNLIAQSLAAHGGQWRAPLLRSRRISRIAVQPGLRRQGLGQRLVAEQVARAAASGLDALSVSFGYTPALWAFWQRCGFQLARIGTQREASSGCYAAMALLPLSAAGEALAHEAGRRLARDWPWQPASRELDLTLASGDQGFDQEDWRELAGFAFAHRPLEASLGALQRLLRHSALPLPALRAHLQQGITPPLLAQQLALAGRKALLARWREETATALTALDNAQCQQWQMWAAGD from the coding sequence ATGAGAGAGTGGGTGGAGGCACAGCGGGCGATGCAGCACGCCGGTATTCGGCGGCTGCTGGTGATCAGCGGCGAGCGGGCGTGGTGCGTGGCACAGGCGCAGGCGTTGATGGCGGCGCTGGCACAGGAGGTGCTCTGGATCTCCGCTGACCCGGCCCTGCCGGGCGCGCTGCCGCCGGAGCAGGCCCGCCAGCTGCTCGGCAGCGAGCGGCAACATGCGGTCTTTGATGCCTGTGACGGGCTGGCAGCGGATGCGCTGGCCGCACTGGCTGGCTCACTGGCCGCAGGCAGTTGGCTGCTGCTGTTGGTGCCGCCCTGGCAACGCTGGCCGCAGCAGCCCGATCGCGACACCCTGCGCTGGAGCGAACAGCCCCAGCCCATCGCCACCCCCCACTTTGTTACCCACCTTGGCCAGCTACTGTTGCAGGAGCGCGAGAGCCTGCTCTGGCGGCAGGGCGAGCCATTGCGCCTGCCTGACTGGCACGCCCGCCCGGCATGGCAACCGCCGCAGGGCGAGCCGACCCCCTGTCAGCACGCGCTGTTGGCGCGCCTGCGCACCGCCGGGCCGGGTGTCTGGGTAGTGACAGCGGCGCGCGGGCGCGGCAAATCGGCACTGGCGGGGATGCTGGCGGCGCAGGCCCCCACGCGCTGCCTGTTGACCGCCCCGAGCCGGCAGGCCGCCGCCACGCTCAGCCGCTGGGCCGGCGAGGCGCTGCCGTTTATGGCACCGGACGCCCTGCTGGCGGCCTGCCGCCAGCAAGCGCCGGACGTCGACTGGCTGCTGGTGGATGAGGCGGCCGCCATCCCCGCGCCGCTGTTACATGCGCTGATCCGCCACTTTCCGCGCGTGCTGCTCACCACCACCGTGCAGGGGTATGAGGGCACCGGGCGCGGCTTCCTGCTGAAATTCTGCGCCGAGCTGCCGCTCTGGCACGATCTGCGGCTCACCAGCCCGATCCGCTGGGCGGAACACGATCCGCTCGAGCGCCTGCTGGATCGGGTGCTGCTGATGGGCGAGGAGACCGCGCCCGCCGCGGCCGCCCCCGCGCCACCGCCTACGCTTATCACCGTCGCACAGTCCGACTGGCTGGCACGCCCGGCGCTGCTGGCCAGTTTCTACGGCCTGCTCTCCGCCGCCCACTACCGCACCACGCCGCTTGACCTGCGACGCCTGCTGGATGCGCCCGGCCAGCACTTTATTGCCGCTTGCCAGGGCGAAAATGTATGCGGCGCGCTCTGGCTGGTGGAGGAGGGCGGGCTGGCGGAGCCACTGGCGCGCGAGGTGTGGGCTGGCCGCCGTCGGCCGCGCGGCAACCTGATCGCCCAGTCGCTGGCGGCCCACGGCGGCCAGTGGCGCGCGCCGCTGCTGCGTTCGCGCCGCATCAGCCGCATCGCGGTGCAGCCCGGCCTGCGCCGACAGGGGCTGGGGCAACGGCTGGTGGCCGAGCAGGTAGCTCGGGCCGCCGCCAGCGGGCTGGATGCACTCTCCGTCAGCTTCGGCTACACCCCGGCGCTCTGGGCCTTCTGGCAGCGCTGCGGCTTCCAGCTGGCGCGCATTGGCACACAGCGTGAGGCGAGCAGCGGTTGCTACGCGGCAATGGCGCTGCTGCCGCTTTCGGCGGCAGGGGAGGCGCTGGCGCATGAGGCGGGGCGGCGGCTGGCGCGTGACTGGCCGTGGCAGCCCGCCAGCCGGGAGCTTGACCTGACGCTGGCGAGCGGGGATCAGGGCTTTGATCAGGAGGATTGGCGCGAACTGGCCGGTTTTGCCTTCGCCCACCGGCCGCTGGAGGCGAGCCTCGGCGCGCTCCAGCGCCTGCTGCGGCACAGCGCGTTGCCACTGCCAGCCTTGCGGGCGCACCTGCAACAGGGGATCACGCCGCCGCTGCTGGCGCAACAGCTGGCACTGGCGGGGCGCAAGGCACTGCTGGCCCGCTGGCGCGAGGAGACGGCCACGGCGCTGACCGCGCTGGATAACGCGCAATGCCAGCAGTGGCAGATGTGGGCGGCAGGCGACTGA
- a CDS encoding YpfN family protein: protein MHWIADYWWVFLIILVGIILNGIKELRRLDHKRFLNNKPEIPPHRDNNAQWDDEDDWPKKK from the coding sequence ATGCACTGGATAGCCGATTACTGGTGGGTTTTCCTGATTATTCTGGTGGGGATCATCCTCAACGGCATCAAAGAGTTACGCCGACTGGATCACAAGCGTTTCCTGAATAACAAACCGGAAATCCCTCCCCACCGCGACAACAACGCGCAGTGGGATGATGAAGACGACTGGCCAAAGAAAAAGTAA